The DNA window TACAAACTCCGATATTAATTATAGGGGGTGGATTAATATTATATGGATAGTGAAATTGTATATGTAGACGAGTATATAAAGATATACATTATATCAAATAGTGTGTATATTGAGTCTTTGAAAAGCGGAATGCCATTGAATCAATTGAATAGCATAATTACTGCATACCCACAGTTTCAGATCGTTGATTTTAATGTAATAAAAGATGCTGTCAGTCACGCTCCTATACCTCCGAAGAAATTTGGAGAGCTCAAAGAAAAAATAATAATCAAGACATCTGATGATGGACTTAAAGCAACAATAACCTATAACCTCCCCAAAAGTGCGTTGGATCTTAAAAACCGGGATTCTCTTGTCAAGGAAACCTATGAGGCTCTTACCAAGCACGGTATAATCTTTGGAATAAAACGAGAATTCTTTTTTGGTGAAATTGAAACAGGCAAAACTTATACTATTGCCGAGGGAGAAGCTAGTGTTGATGGAAAAGACAGCATAATTAAAATGTATGAATTAAGCGAACACAAGCCCGAAATCAAAGAAGATGGGAAAGCTGATTACTATGATTTGAAACTGATAAACAAGGTTAAAGCCGGAGACTGGCTTGGTGAACGGATTGAAGCTACAGAAGGTTTTCCCGGAAGGACCGTAACAGGCAGTAGTCTAAAAACCGTTAAAGGAAAGAATTTTCCACTATTATATGATAAAAACTCAGTTTACGAAATTTTATTAAACGGTAAAACTATCCTATATTCTAAAATTAATGGTGCTGCAAACTATATTGATGGCAAAATAACTGTATGCAACCATCTCGAAGTCGACGGAGATGTAGATTTCACTACAGGTAACATAGAGTTTGATGGCTATGTAACAATCAAAGGTACTGTAACTGACGGTTTTTCGGTAGTTGCAACTAAAGATATTGAGATAAACAGTCCCTTAGGGTTAGGAAA is part of the Acetivibrio cellulolyticus CD2 genome and encodes:
- a CDS encoding DUF342 domain-containing protein, with translation MDSEIVYVDEYIKIYIISNSVYIESLKSGMPLNQLNSIITAYPQFQIVDFNVIKDAVSHAPIPPKKFGELKEKIIIKTSDDGLKATITYNLPKSALDLKNRDSLVKETYEALTKHGIIFGIKREFFFGEIETGKTYTIAEGEASVDGKDSIIKMYELSEHKPEIKEDGKADYYDLKLINKVKAGDWLGERIEATEGFPGRTVTGSSLKTVKGKNFPLLYDKNSVYEILLNGKTILYSKINGAANYIDGKITVCNHLEVDGDVDFTTGNIEFDGYVTIKGTVTDGFSVVATKDIEINSPLGLGNVKGIKSLEGSIFIKGGIVSKNQTEITAKNDIFTKFVNNVVLNCGGIAHIGFYCINSFVHAKEVFIESTKGNIIGGNIKAEMKVTAPVIGSPLEVKTIVEVTGFNRKALTERLESVVNGIGSLKDEQQSLKQELSGASQKEMTVVEVKIYNKNFLRLVEIREEIKALEHERKNLNMYLKTKGECEITITKRVYPNCILIVKNIHSEIKYASVATSLFFLDGELKQI